The Prevotella melaninogenica ATCC 25845 genome includes a window with the following:
- a CDS encoding site-specific integrase → MKSTFSILFYIDRSKTSERNECIIRCRITCNGASASFSTGLHTSPDDWQSKIGRIKVAANRANAVNHQLDSIDKRLHALYELTLREENYITAEYLKEQYLHQNKPTPTLIEIYQAVCESKEELQGKTIGKATVRAFRDSKKSFVQFLKTRRNEDCLPKEADKDLIESYRLFMLSDLGNKESTVSNRLRHLHQVIRKAQQERYIREDPFELIDIETPTYERNALTSDDLHKLLSYRPHRSVDNHCRLIFLLGCFTGLAFSDLKKLRMDDVYTLDDGRRYISLCRTKTQNRSIVPLLPIAEEILTIVSDGQKEGLLFREFPTNSHFNRKIRDIIIKAGLPSHTEATSHTARHTFATTICLENGLPIETVSKMLGHRFISTTELYAKVSKSKIAREMQPLIGSNTTRELRKALRVCPPRKPSIG, encoded by the coding sequence ATGAAAAGTACATTTTCAATTCTATTCTATATAGATAGAAGCAAGACAAGCGAAAGGAATGAATGCATTATCCGCTGCCGTATCACCTGCAATGGTGCGTCTGCTTCATTCTCAACAGGATTGCACACCTCTCCCGATGATTGGCAATCAAAGATAGGACGTATAAAAGTGGCAGCTAACAGAGCGAATGCCGTCAATCATCAACTGGACTCAATAGATAAACGACTTCACGCACTCTATGAACTCACGTTAAGAGAAGAGAACTACATCACGGCAGAATACCTCAAAGAGCAGTATCTGCATCAAAACAAGCCCACACCGACACTCATAGAGATTTACCAAGCTGTCTGCGAAAGTAAGGAGGAATTGCAGGGCAAGACTATAGGAAAGGCTACCGTCAGGGCTTTTAGGGACAGCAAGAAGAGCTTTGTTCAATTTCTGAAAACAAGGAGGAATGAGGATTGTCTTCCCAAAGAAGCCGACAAGGACCTAATAGAAAGCTACCGTCTGTTCATGCTTAGTGACTTAGGAAACAAGGAGAGCACCGTCTCCAACCGTCTGCGCCACCTGCATCAGGTTATTAGAAAGGCACAGCAGGAGCGATATATCCGTGAAGACCCTTTTGAACTGATAGACATTGAAACGCCCACCTACGAGCGCAATGCCCTCACTTCTGACGATTTACACAAACTTCTCTCATATCGTCCTCACCGCTCGGTGGACAACCATTGTAGGCTCATCTTCCTCTTGGGCTGTTTTACGGGGTTAGCTTTTTCTGATTTAAAGAAACTTCGAATGGACGATGTTTACACACTTGACGATGGGCGCAGGTACATATCGCTCTGTCGCACAAAAACTCAGAACAGAAGCATTGTTCCTTTATTGCCCATTGCCGAAGAGATACTCACCATTGTCAGCGACGGACAAAAGGAGGGTTTGCTCTTTCGTGAGTTCCCCACGAATAGCCATTTCAACCGCAAGATAAGGGACATCATCATCAAGGCTGGACTCCCATCTCATACCGAAGCCACCTCGCACACGGCACGACATACCTTTGCAACGACCATCTGTTTGGAGAACGGCTTGCCGATAGAAACCGTCAGTAAGATGCTCGGACACCGCTTCATTTCAACCACCGAACTCTATGCAAAGGTTAGCAAGAGCAAGATTGCACGGGAAATGCAGCCACTC
- a CDS encoding site-specific integrase, giving the protein MKLLFYLKRGTQDKNGKSPVMGRISVGRSMVQFSCKCACTPNLWDSRKQRLVGKSAEAVSVNTELDRLQVSVCKVYEMLLKKSNVSVRAEQVKELIFGLNSGSQGLLHHTDEYIDRFRDRVGIDRSERRLKCLLLFRKHLAKFLRHRYHVDDIPVQKADTALIKDLEEYFAKEKGFKLNTSAGYLTMLASLLKDLHKRHIIDIYPFIAHSIRWDVGTPRYITREEVNRIAALSDNELQGYEQVSRDMFLFSCYTGLSYTDVYHLTAEHIIHESDMDWIRKPRIKTGNICHIPLLPEASAIIERYRGIHTRAFRHEPPKGYLLPIPGCDTVNIHLKKIARLCGIQKTLTFHMARHTFASQMTLSEGVSIESVSKMLGHSQIKTTQVYAETSPERVFRDVEKILPLIAQYRLIN; this is encoded by the coding sequence ATGAAGCTGCTTTTCTATCTCAAGAGAGGTACGCAGGACAAAAACGGAAAAAGTCCCGTTATGGGACGCATCAGCGTTGGTCGCTCAATGGTTCAGTTCAGTTGCAAATGCGCCTGTACACCCAATCTATGGGACAGTCGCAAACAAAGACTTGTGGGCAAGAGTGCCGAAGCCGTATCAGTAAACACCGAACTTGACCGACTGCAAGTAAGCGTCTGTAAAGTTTATGAGATGCTTTTAAAGAAGTCTAATGTCTCAGTAAGGGCAGAGCAGGTAAAGGAACTTATTTTCGGGTTGAATAGCGGTTCGCAGGGACTGCTGCATCATACGGACGAGTATATTGACCGCTTCCGTGATCGGGTGGGCATAGACCGCAGTGAAAGAAGACTGAAATGTCTGCTGCTCTTCCGTAAGCATCTGGCAAAATTTCTCAGACATCGCTACCATGTGGACGATATTCCCGTGCAAAAAGCCGATACTGCCCTTATCAAAGACTTGGAGGAGTATTTTGCCAAAGAAAAGGGTTTTAAACTCAACACTTCAGCTGGTTATCTTACTATGCTGGCATCCCTACTCAAGGACCTACACAAACGGCACATCATAGACATCTATCCTTTCATCGCTCACTCTATCCGCTGGGACGTGGGTACACCCCGATACATCACAAGGGAGGAAGTAAACAGAATAGCAGCATTAAGCGATAACGAACTGCAAGGCTATGAGCAGGTATCAAGGGATATGTTTCTCTTTTCGTGCTATACTGGTCTTTCTTATACGGATGTGTACCACCTCACGGCAGAGCATATCATCCACGAGTCCGATATGGATTGGATACGAAAGCCGAGAATAAAGACAGGCAATATATGCCACATTCCGCTATTGCCCGAAGCATCCGCCATCATCGAGCGGTACAGGGGTATCCATACAAGGGCGTTCCGTCACGAACCGCCCAAAGGGTATCTGCTGCCCATACCGGGCTGCGATACGGTGAACATACACCTCAAAAAGATAGCACGGCTTTGCGGTATTCAGAAAACACTGACTTTTCACATGGCAAGGCATACCTTCGCATCGCAGATGACACTCTCTGAAGGCGTGTCTATCGAAAGCGTATCGAAAATGCTCGGACACAGCCAAATAAAGACCACACAGGTGTATGCAGAGACTTCTCCAGAGCGTGTCTTTCGGGATGTGGAGAAGATTCTCCCTCTCATCGCACAATATCGTTTAATCAACTAA
- a CDS encoding DUF2958 domain-containing protein → MAYNKKEVLQVNTEAIRVVLRLEKERREATEAEKSILRNYQGFGGLKCVLNRTDNPDDIRYWSKSEQNLFEPTQQLKQMIYRESVDANTAKRYWESIKASVLTSFYTDTRIVSAISDALASTNLQVRRCLDPSMGIGAFAEAFAKQAGVVDAMEKDLLTARISQALHPYGKGNIFVQSEPFEAIGELEDKDKYDLITSNIPFGEFMVYDREYSKGKDTLKRASTRAIHNYFFVKGLDCIKEGGLLAFITSQGVLDSPRNEAIRRYLMQNSRLISALRLPSGMFSDNAGTDVGSDLIVLQKQTGKEISKGIEQQFVETVSVPKEEGSSVVFKHNSLFVGDWKDISHRTIATERIMGTDPYGRPAWEYRFTGGIEEMAESLRTQLSLEMGQRIDRKLYETGVPMTETEREAEAEKQLRKLGITISREEETERTKTEDKGINDAYNLMPDSIRKQLPKLYSTEKELIGDKVAYARYFFPMGAYTAYLLEYDPKSRIGFGAVTMGYGWELGNMSLDEMEGVKVRGLGIERDLYFSPKKLHEIAELEEIVRGQYTKEEVVAEEIKEEVVTKTEYTVKETVNGVSEIKTPKEELETEININVGQVIDSNDFTITKAQTTENTISNGETIPLQPSSPESDPQQLVSEQPSMTIEPAPEGVPALTLHHQYEQEPQEIRTDIEAPREMNGQTIFFDDDHHPVVDNNMEDIGQPEQLSLFAPEEYSLWTREVTRVNNEIKDDSRTSQAHRPITQTAPQKPSESKIQKAVTVPQRRTRGSRKAASSSPREPSLFDFMNEAEERKPQPIAEVRKEFDTSPRPFLSSPDSHLRDGSIVVQKGQVGFLSDLKRHPTFNPMDLPYAQLSRLKAYIEIRECYHRLYDYEAENHAEDKEDRSRLNHLYDDYVSCWGYFNQKANTDIIKMDATGVEMLFLERSENGRYVKADIFDHPTAFSTTELTVAADPMEALGASLNKYGAVELDYMSSLLPDMEENDIISSLEGRIYYNPEENAYEVADKFISGNVIEKAERIESWLLDHPDHEEAKQSLAALRAATPTPIPFADLDFNLGERWIPAKVYGRFASEFFGTDIGVSYHSNMDEYSIVCDRKNANIWHKYAVQGEFRRYDGINLLKHALHNTIPDINKSKEVTDKVTGETKTIKVRDGHAIQMANAKIEEIRQGFVDWLRRTPDTFKEQLSDRYNRLFNCFVRPNFDGTHQTFPDLDLKRLGITDLYKSQKDAVWMLKTNGGGICDHEVGAGKTLIMCTAAYEMKRLGLANKPMIIGLKANVFDIADTFRKAYPNAKVLYPGKNDFNKQNRQRIFNDIKNNDWDCIILTHEQFGMIPQALEIQEAILQKEKDSVEENLEVLRMQGADISRAMLKGLEKRKQTLEAKLQNIQDSIAERKDDAVDFKMMGIDHLFVDESHQFKNLMFNTRHDRVSGLGNPDGSQRALNMLFAIRTIQERSGKDLGATFLSGTTISNSLTELYLLFKYLRPQALEKQGINSFDAWAAVFAKKSTDYEFSITNEIIQKERFRTFIKVPELASFYAEV, encoded by the coding sequence ATGGCATACAATAAGAAAGAAGTTCTGCAAGTCAACACGGAAGCTATCCGTGTGGTCTTGCGCCTGGAGAAAGAACGCCGTGAAGCCACCGAAGCTGAGAAAAGTATCTTACGGAACTATCAGGGCTTCGGTGGCTTGAAATGTGTACTCAACCGTACAGATAACCCCGATGACATACGCTATTGGAGCAAGTCAGAGCAGAATCTCTTTGAACCTACCCAACAGCTCAAACAGATGATTTATCGTGAATCCGTAGATGCCAATACCGCCAAACGGTATTGGGAGAGCATCAAGGCAAGCGTGCTAACCTCCTTCTATACTGATACCCGTATCGTTTCTGCTATCTCAGACGCACTTGCCTCCACAAACCTGCAGGTAAGACGATGCTTAGACCCTTCTATGGGTATAGGTGCCTTTGCCGAGGCCTTTGCAAAGCAAGCGGGTGTTGTAGATGCAATGGAAAAGGACCTGCTCACTGCCCGTATCAGCCAAGCCCTGCACCCTTATGGAAAAGGCAACATATTCGTACAAAGCGAGCCTTTTGAAGCCATTGGAGAACTGGAAGACAAGGACAAATACGACCTTATTACAAGTAACATTCCTTTCGGTGAATTCATGGTCTATGACCGAGAGTATAGCAAAGGCAAGGACACTCTTAAACGTGCGTCCACACGTGCCATTCACAATTACTTCTTCGTGAAAGGTCTGGACTGCATCAAGGAAGGCGGCTTACTGGCATTCATCACCTCACAGGGCGTATTGGACAGCCCCCGCAATGAAGCCATACGCCGTTACCTGATGCAGAACAGCCGCCTTATCTCCGCCCTCCGCCTACCATCGGGTATGTTTTCAGACAATGCAGGTACGGACGTAGGCAGTGACCTCATTGTCCTGCAGAAGCAAACAGGTAAAGAAATCAGCAAGGGCATTGAACAGCAGTTTGTAGAAACCGTTTCCGTTCCTAAGGAAGAAGGCTCTTCTGTCGTCTTCAAGCATAACTCTCTTTTTGTAGGAGATTGGAAGGACATATCTCATCGCACCATTGCCACAGAACGCATAATGGGTACAGACCCTTATGGAAGACCAGCATGGGAGTATCGGTTCACAGGAGGGATTGAGGAAATGGCAGAAAGTCTCCGAACACAACTCTCCCTTGAAATGGGGCAACGTATCGACCGTAAACTATATGAAACAGGTGTACCGATGACAGAAACAGAGCGAGAGGCAGAAGCGGAGAAACAGCTTCGCAAGTTGGGTATTACCATAAGTCGAGAAGAAGAAACAGAGAGGACAAAGACTGAAGACAAGGGTATAAACGATGCCTATAACCTCATGCCCGACAGTATCAGGAAACAGTTACCTAAACTCTATTCGACAGAAAAGGAACTTATTGGCGATAAGGTTGCCTATGCACGCTATTTCTTCCCGATGGGAGCATACACTGCCTATCTCTTGGAATATGACCCCAAGAGCCGTATTGGTTTCGGTGCCGTCACGATGGGGTATGGCTGGGAATTGGGCAATATGTCCCTCGATGAGATGGAAGGCGTGAAGGTAAGAGGACTAGGCATAGAGCGCGACCTGTATTTCTCTCCTAAGAAATTGCACGAGATAGCCGAACTGGAAGAAATCGTCAGAGGACAATATACCAAAGAAGAAGTGGTGGCAGAGGAAATCAAGGAAGAAGTGGTAACAAAGACAGAATACACCGTTAAGGAGACTGTGAACGGTGTTTCTGAAATCAAAACGCCCAAGGAAGAGCTAGAAACAGAAATAAATATTAATGTCGGACAGGTCATAGACTCGAACGATTTTACCATTACCAAGGCACAGACAACAGAAAATACCATTTCCAACGGCGAGACAATTCCATTACAGCCGTCATCACCAGAGTCTGACCCACAACAATTAGTATCAGAACAGCCTTCCATGACTATAGAACCTGCTCCCGAAGGCGTACCCGCCTTGACACTTCATCATCAATACGAGCAGGAACCACAGGAAATCCGTACGGATATTGAAGCCCCGAGAGAGATGAACGGGCAGACAATATTCTTTGACGACGATCATCATCCGGTGGTGGACAATAACATGGAAGATATCGGACAACCGGAGCAACTGTCACTATTTGCCCCAGAGGAATACAGTCTTTGGACAAGAGAAGTTACCCGTGTGAACAATGAAATCAAGGATGATTCAAGAACTTCACAGGCGCATCGTCCTATAACTCAAACTGCTCCCCAGAAACCATCGGAGTCCAAGATACAAAAGGCGGTAACTGTTCCTCAACGGCGTACCCGTGGCAGCAGGAAAGCGGCTTCTTCCTCCCCACGTGAGCCGTCCCTTTTCGACTTCATGAATGAAGCCGAGGAGCGCAAGCCGCAGCCGATAGCAGAAGTCAGAAAAGAGTTTGACACTTCACCACGCCCTTTTCTCTCTTCGCCGGACTCTCACCTGAGAGACGGCTCCATTGTCGTGCAGAAAGGGCAGGTAGGCTTTCTTTCTGACTTAAAGCGACATCCAACCTTTAACCCGATGGACTTGCCGTATGCCCAGCTTTCCCGTCTCAAAGCCTATATCGAGATACGGGAGTGCTATCACCGTCTCTATGACTACGAGGCAGAGAACCATGCAGAAGACAAGGAAGACCGCAGCAGACTCAACCACCTGTATGATGATTATGTATCCTGTTGGGGCTACTTCAATCAGAAGGCGAACACCGACATCATCAAGATGGATGCTACAGGCGTGGAAATGCTCTTCTTGGAACGCTCTGAGAACGGCAGGTACGTCAAGGCAGACATCTTTGACCATCCTACAGCATTTTCTACCACGGAACTGACCGTTGCCGCAGACCCGATGGAAGCCTTGGGTGCATCGCTCAACAAGTACGGCGCGGTGGAACTTGACTACATGAGTTCACTTTTACCTGATATGGAGGAAAACGACATTATTTCTTCCTTGGAAGGTCGCATCTATTACAATCCCGAAGAGAATGCCTACGAAGTGGCGGACAAGTTCATTTCGGGCAATGTAATAGAAAAGGCGGAGCGTATCGAGTCGTGGCTCTTGGATCATCCAGACCATGAGGAAGCCAAACAGAGCCTTGCTGCCTTGCGTGCAGCCACGCCAACACCCATTCCATTTGCAGACCTTGACTTTAATCTCGGTGAACGCTGGATACCTGCCAAAGTCTATGGCAGGTTCGCCTCGGAGTTCTTCGGGACGGATATTGGCGTATCCTACCATTCCAACATGGACGAGTACAGCATTGTCTGCGACAGAAAGAATGCCAATATCTGGCACAAGTATGCCGTACAGGGAGAATTTCGCCGTTATGATGGCATCAATCTCTTGAAGCACGCCCTACACAATACCATTCCCGACATCAACAAGAGCAAGGAGGTGACGGACAAGGTTACGGGAGAAACCAAGACCATCAAAGTAAGGGACGGACATGCCATCCAGATGGCAAATGCCAAGATTGAGGAAATCAGGCAGGGCTTTGTCGATTGGCTCAGACGAACACCTGACACGTTCAAGGAGCAGTTATCCGACAGGTACAACCGCCTTTTCAATTGCTTTGTGCGACCAAACTTTGACGGCACGCATCAGACTTTTCCCGACCTTGACTTGAAACGGTTGGGCATAACCGACCTATATAAAAGCCAGAAGGATGCCGTATGGATGCTCAAAACCAATGGCGGGGGTATCTGCGACCACGAGGTGGGAGCGGGCAAGACGCTTATCATGTGTACGGCAGCATACGAGATGAAACGCTTGGGATTGGCGAACAAGCCGATGATTATCGGACTGAAGGCGAATGTTTTCGACATTGCAGATACCTTCCGCAAGGCTTACCCCAATGCCAAGGTTCTCTATCCGGGCAAGAACGATTTTAATAAACAGAACCGCCAGCGTATTTTCAACGACATCAAGAACAACGATTGGGATTGCATTATCCTTACGCATGAGCAGTTCGGTATGATACCGCAAGCATTGGAGATACAAGAAGCGATTTTGCAGAAAGAAAAAGATTCTGTAGAAGAAAATCTTGAAGTGCTCCGTATGCAGGGAGCGGACATTTCCCGTGCTATGCTCAAAGGCTTGGAAAAGCGCAAGCAGACGCTTGAAGCCAAGTTACAGAATATACAGGACAGCATAGCCGAGCGCAAGGACGATGCCGTCGATTTCAAGATGATGGGCATCGACCACCTCTTTGTCGATGAATCACACCAGTTCAAGAACCTGATGTTCAACACCCGACATGACAGGGTATCGGGCTTGGGCAATCCCGACGGCTCACAGAGAGCCCTCAATATGCTCTTTGCCATACGCACCATACAGGAGCGGTCGGGCAAGGACTTGGGCGCAACATTCCTTTCAGGAACTACTATCAGTAATTCGCTAACAGAATTATATTTGCTCTTCAAATACTTGCGCCCGCAAGCCTTGGAAAAGCAGGGCATCAACAGTTTTGACGCTTGGGCAGCAGTCTTTGCCAAGAAGTCCACCGACTATGAGTTTTCCATCACCAATGAGATTATTCAGAAGGAACGTTTCAGAACATTCATCAAGGTACCCGAACTTGCCTCATTCTATGCGGAAGTATAG
- the topB gene encoding type IA DNA topoisomerase, translated as MTTCIIAEKPSVARDFARIVGAKSKQDGYLEGNGYLVTWAMGHLIALAMPEAYGFSAYKAEDLPIRPNPFQLVVRQVRKDKEYVSDPAALKQLKVIRSCFDKADRIIVATDAGREGELIFRYIYQHLGCRKPFDRLWISSLTDKAIREGLSNLKPGSHYDNLYHSAKARSEADWLVGINASRALSIARKGSYSLGRVQTPTLAMVCRRYIENRDFSSVPYWKLSALIEKEGVSLKTVGKEDYESEASAQTALATLRSQSQLKVESVARKVTHTAPSLLYDLTALQKEANRRHGFSADKTLSIAQSLYEKKITTYPRTGSRYISEDVFEEVPALLRKTGMPLSNPLNRHSVDNAKITDHHAIIPTGETPSGISTDEITIYQMVVNRFIEAFSPDSEEERMQVRFTDGTNIFTWKACRQISLGWKAVQNELVTDAEKKEKENDDELVLPSLPDLMEGEVLSLVSAEITEHKTKPKPLYTEATLLSAMENAGKEVEEDNKRKAMAECGIGTPATRANIIETLILRDYIRRDKKAIIPTEKGLAVYEIVKDKKITNAEMTGSWELALAAIEAGKMPADKFSQGINSYVNTICEELLSLTPEQKSYPVYRCPKCGQQSVGIYAKVAKCWHETCGFHVFREVCGILLSEDNIRDLISSGRTPILKGLTSKAGKKFNARLVLGEDYATSFEFENKKGKQRGK; from the coding sequence ATGACAACTTGTATTATTGCCGAGAAACCCTCGGTAGCCAGAGATTTTGCCCGTATCGTTGGGGCAAAGAGTAAGCAGGACGGCTATTTGGAAGGCAACGGCTACCTCGTTACTTGGGCAATGGGACACCTCATCGCCCTTGCCATGCCCGAAGCCTATGGTTTTTCTGCCTATAAAGCGGAAGACCTGCCCATTCGTCCCAATCCTTTTCAGTTAGTGGTACGACAAGTACGTAAGGACAAGGAGTATGTATCAGACCCTGCAGCATTGAAGCAACTCAAGGTGATACGTTCCTGCTTTGACAAGGCGGACCGTATCATCGTCGCTACTGATGCAGGACGGGAGGGTGAACTTATTTTCCGTTATATCTATCAACATTTGGGATGCCGAAAGCCTTTTGACCGCCTTTGGATAAGTTCACTTACCGATAAGGCTATTCGTGAAGGACTTTCCAATCTCAAACCAGGAAGCCATTACGACAACCTCTATCATTCTGCCAAGGCAAGAAGCGAAGCCGATTGGCTTGTGGGCATCAATGCTAGCCGTGCCCTGTCCATTGCTCGCAAAGGCAGCTATTCATTGGGACGGGTACAGACTCCGACACTCGCTATGGTCTGCCGTCGGTATATAGAGAATCGTGATTTTTCTTCCGTACCCTATTGGAAACTGTCTGCTCTTATAGAGAAAGAGGGCGTGTCGCTGAAAACCGTTGGCAAAGAAGACTATGAGAGTGAAGCATCGGCACAGACTGCTCTCGCTACACTTCGTAGTCAGAGCCAGCTTAAGGTAGAGTCGGTCGCAAGAAAGGTAACGCATACTGCACCATCACTCTTGTACGACCTTACTGCCTTGCAGAAGGAAGCCAACAGACGCCACGGATTTTCTGCAGACAAGACCCTCTCAATAGCCCAAAGCCTCTATGAGAAGAAAATCACAACCTATCCCCGCACTGGCAGCCGATACATCAGCGAGGATGTCTTCGAGGAAGTCCCCGCCCTGCTACGTAAGACAGGCATGCCACTATCAAATCCACTTAACCGCCATTCTGTGGACAACGCAAAGATTACTGACCACCACGCCATTATCCCAACAGGTGAAACGCCTTCTGGAATATCGACAGACGAAATAACTATCTATCAAATGGTAGTTAATCGCTTCATAGAAGCCTTTTCCCCCGATTCAGAGGAAGAACGTATGCAGGTGCGGTTTACTGACGGTACCAATATCTTTACTTGGAAAGCGTGTAGGCAGATTTCCTTGGGCTGGAAAGCCGTGCAGAATGAGCTGGTTACTGATGCAGAGAAAAAGGAAAAGGAAAACGACGATGAACTAGTTTTACCTTCATTGCCTGATTTGATGGAGGGAGAGGTTTTGTCACTTGTTTCTGCTGAAATAACCGAACATAAGACCAAACCTAAACCTCTCTACACAGAAGCGACACTGCTTTCTGCTATGGAAAACGCAGGCAAGGAAGTGGAGGAAGATAACAAACGCAAAGCTATGGCAGAGTGTGGTATCGGTACACCTGCTACTCGTGCCAACATCATCGAGACACTTATCCTCCGTGACTATATCCGAAGGGACAAGAAAGCCATCATTCCCACCGAAAAAGGCTTGGCAGTCTATGAGATTGTCAAGGACAAGAAGATTACCAATGCAGAAATGACAGGAAGTTGGGAACTTGCCCTTGCTGCCATCGAGGCGGGAAAAATGCCTGCGGATAAGTTTTCACAGGGTATCAACTCTTATGTAAATACCATCTGTGAGGAACTCCTTTCACTTACTCCCGAACAAAAGTCCTATCCTGTCTACCGCTGCCCAAAATGCGGGCAGCAGAGTGTCGGCATCTATGCCAAGGTAGCCAAATGCTGGCATGAAACCTGTGGTTTCCACGTGTTTCGTGAAGTCTGCGGCATACTTCTCTCTGAAGATAACATCCGTGACTTGATAAGTTCTGGTCGTACGCCTATCCTTAAAGGACTGACCAGCAAGGCTGGCAAGAAATTCAATGCCCGACTTGTTCTGGGTGAAGACTACGCCACTTCCTTTGAATTTGAGAACAAGAAAGGAAAACAAAGAGGAAAATAA
- a CDS encoding DUF4099 domain-containing protein, with translation MESNSNDNYVLVLEDRTEVTNEKEAGKLSVISGIDDKGNLKTTEAVAANQAAFLKFNNRDGLLKNFMTNFLKQFNNPTHFGLYKVLSNNVEQGVDNLRTLLQSREKPESNQQLAEMGVPFEDYLPQQKNATAIDLEKIDWKMLDNLGLTRERLEQSGELEKMLNWQKSNLLTIAVPIGDTTIYTEARLAFRTDDNGNIGLAIHPLRKEPQLDFPYMGYKFSPEEKEQLLATGNLGKTIEVTPKNAEPFSAYVSIDPQTNEIIALCADRVNIPKEIKGVTLSDTQYKDLVEGKAVKVEGMTAKSGKSFNATLQVNAEKKGIEFIFGDNKSLRERQEHKQAQQQGVPHKLCGLELSEKQREALDSGRTLYLKNMVDKQGQPFNAYVRMDKEQNRPRFYKWNPDKKQETGKEKMVAVAEEHKTQVAVNNHGKTNEATKDVKEPLKTGQTQPTAEQKQKQDENKQKKSRGRKM, from the coding sequence ATGGAATCAAACAGCAATGACAATTACGTGCTGGTCTTGGAAGACCGCACGGAGGTAACGAACGAAAAGGAAGCGGGAAAACTCTCCGTAATTTCTGGTATTGACGACAAGGGAAACCTTAAAACAACAGAGGCTGTCGCTGCCAACCAAGCGGCATTCTTGAAGTTCAACAACAGGGATGGACTTCTGAAGAACTTCATGACCAACTTCCTCAAACAGTTCAACAATCCGACTCATTTTGGGCTGTACAAGGTCTTGTCTAACAATGTGGAGCAGGGCGTGGACAACCTGCGTACCCTGCTCCAAAGCCGTGAGAAGCCAGAAAGCAATCAGCAGCTGGCTGAGATGGGCGTTCCCTTTGAGGACTATCTTCCCCAGCAGAAGAATGCTACTGCTATCGACCTGGAGAAGATTGATTGGAAGATGCTCGATAATCTCGGACTTACCCGTGAGCGATTGGAGCAGAGTGGAGAATTGGAAAAGATGCTCAATTGGCAGAAGAGCAATCTCTTGACGATTGCCGTTCCCATTGGCGACACAACCATCTACACCGAAGCTCGCCTTGCTTTTCGCACGGACGATAACGGCAATATCGGTTTGGCAATTCATCCTTTGAGAAAAGAACCACAGCTTGACTTTCCCTATATGGGTTACAAGTTCTCTCCCGAAGAAAAGGAGCAACTCCTTGCTACGGGTAATCTTGGCAAGACCATTGAGGTAACACCTAAGAACGCTGAGCCTTTTTCTGCTTACGTCTCTATCGATCCGCAAACCAATGAGATTATCGCCCTGTGCGCCGACCGTGTAAACATCCCCAAAGAAATCAAGGGCGTAACGCTCTCTGACACTCAGTATAAAGACCTTGTGGAGGGCAAAGCAGTAAAGGTTGAAGGTATGACTGCTAAGAGTGGTAAGTCTTTTAATGCCACGCTTCAGGTCAATGCAGAGAAGAAAGGTATTGAGTTCATCTTTGGCGACAACAAAAGTTTAAGAGAACGACAGGAACACAAACAGGCTCAGCAGCAAGGCGTCCCACATAAGCTTTGTGGCTTGGAGTTATCAGAAAAACAGCGTGAAGCCTTGGATAGTGGTCGTACACTATATCTAAAGAATATGGTGGACAAACAGGGACAACCTTTCAACGCATACGTTCGCATGGACAAGGAACAGAACCGCCCACGTTTTTACAAGTGGAATCCTGACAAGAAGCAGGAAACTGGCAAAGAAAAGATGGTTGCCGTAGCCGAAGAACACAAAACGCAGGTAGCCGTGAATAACCACGGCAAGACCAACGAAGCCACCAAGGATGTGAAAGAACCACTCAAAACGGGACAGACACAGCCTACTGCTGAGCAGAAGCAAAAGCAGGACGAGAACAAGCAGAAGAAGTCCCGTGGACGTAAGATGTAA